The following is a genomic window from Apium graveolens cultivar Ventura unplaced genomic scaffold, ASM990537v1 ctg3625, whole genome shotgun sequence.
CAAGAATGCCAAACATTTAATTGAATCATCTTAAATACCGATAAGGGATTTATAATTAATATCTATAAAAAACACAACCCAAAAACATTTGATTGCAGCAGAACATACTTCCAATATCAGAATAAAATTACATATAAACCTATAAGATAGATAAATATTTGATTCATCATTTACCCAAATAGACTTCGCGAATAATATCAATGACAATATCAATTAAACCCACAAAATAAAAAACATTAAAAAAACATAAGCCCAAAAAAATATGATTGTAGCAGAGCATATCACTTTTTGCTTGTTTAGAATGAAAGATGAACTACTTGTAACATTAACATTACTAAATGTGCAAAATTCAGGGAACTGAGAAAACAAAATGGTACTGAACTACTGGGATAACTGGAGAAGATATCATTCAAACATTCAATGATATATCTAATCATCCTCCTCTTCATCATCATCAGCTCCGGCAGCATTATTAAGGGCATTCAAGCGCTCAATCAACTTGTTCTTCCTTTCATCATATGTAAGTTTCTTCAAGTTGTACCTGCACCATACATTCACATAGTTACCAACAAAAATTAAGTCAGATGTAGCAAAATCCCACTACACAACTGCAACTCTGTATGAATGGTGCAATATTATCAAGGGGAAGAATGGTAGCACAATAGCAGAAACCAGAAACCATGACACTGGGAATAAACTAGCATTATTTAATTTTTTAGCTCATTGAAACTAGGATTTTTCAAGCAAGCTGTCTAGGAAGATTATAATATTCTGCTGAAAGATTAGGATTATTAACAAGTCAACAAGAAACAAAGAATAGTACTAAAAAGTAACTGTTATGAATAATGCTTTGAACAGCTTATTAGCTCGCATACCTCTTGTGCTCCTTGGGTTGCTGTTTGTCAGACTTCTTAACTGTTGGATCTGCACGGATTGCTGCATGAACTTTCTTGTAAAGCTCTTCAATATTATCTGCATCAATTCCTTTCTTAGCATATAATGAGAAGTGAGTTTGATATTTCTCGGGTTCATCTTCAATCAGTGTCTGCAAGGAAAATTAAGATATAGTCACTAACGATAGTGCAAGTACGATTAGAATCGATCAGAATGAATGATCCTCACCCTCATGTATGCAGCAACATGGCCACCATAGATATACTTGTGGTGAACCTCAGCATCAAGCTGTTTAGAATCTTTTGAGTAGCCAGCAAATCTTTTTTCACTGTGAGGAATGTCAAGGCCACCATCCAAAGCACCCTACAATTAACTGAATAAGTTCTAGTACATAAGCACAAACATGAGCAACTAACATGCTAAACAAATACCAAACTACTTGTACATCAGAGGTGCACTTTATAATTGAAACCTGAGTTACATACAATAATGCATGCTGGCATTTAGTACATACAAGCATATACTAGGACTCCCCGTCAGTGGATACAATGATATTTCAACACAAAAAACAGTAAAAATTGTATGACCATAATTAATACCatttaaatcagttttaataaatAACATTACTTGTGGAAGCAACAAGAAAAAATGTTGCATTTTAGCATCATCTCCGAAATTGTAAACTGTTACCAATTCGTATCAAGAGATGCAATATTACTGTGAAAAAAAGAATGAGGAGGCTTGTGACGAAAAACATTAAAACTTAATGTTTTTTTATATGCCATCACATACCTTAAGAGCACCGAAGACACGATTTCCTGTAGTAGTCCTCAAAAGACCAACATCAAGTAAAGCCCGGAAGGGTCTCCGGCTCTCTGCCGGTTCAACTGAATAATCCTCCCCAGTTGCCTGAAAGACAGATTTATAAAGAATCAAGATACTGTAATTTAAAATTTCAACAGCAGTAAATATTATTCAGATACTATTAATGAAAAGTAACAGTCTCACCTCAACATTGCCCTCGTACTCATCATCCATTTCAAGCTTTTTCAAAACACGTCGGGCTAAGAGAAGTCCCGTGCAGTAAGCTGATAGATAGTTTAATGGCATGTTAATGACATAGCTGACAGCGTGTCAAATTTAACAGATAGTTGTACCCGTTAGCCAGTTCCATATATATCTTATTATCATGCTTATACTATCATCAAAATTAAGATAAGTCCTCTACAAGTACAAGTACATAGTCTACATTGCTGCGGCATCTCATTACTAAgctatgttactcggactcggCTAGAAGAATCCGACATGGACACGTGTCCAAGTATCGGACTCGGCAACATTTTGAAAAATTTACATGTTTTTGGCCTAAAATAAGTGTCCAAGTCCGAGTGTCCATGTCCGAGTGTCGAGTGTCCGACACGGGTACTCCAAGATAAAATgaagagtccgagtaacatagtTACTAAGTGTCAATCAATCTACTGATCACCCTGCCTCCAGCCATTGTcttctgtcagctatgtgaaTGTACCATTATCATGTATAAATTGGCATGAATGTTATAATAAGTTCTTGGTTTGAGACTACTCATAACTACATGCCATCTACCTCTACTGTGCCCAAGACTCAGGATATTGTTTCCCTACCTTAACAAGTTCCATAGTTTGATTCCTTCAGTTTGCAAAAGTTAAAGCTAAACACTATTAAAAAATAAACCATAATGAAATTTTCTTATACCTGCAGCATAATTTGTAAGACCTACTTCAAGGCCGTATCGAGGAAGCTCATGTGAATAAGCTGCTGCAAGAACCATATCCCCAGCAATGGTAGCAGAGATTATCTGTGCAGTGATATCCTTGTTTGTCTAAAAGCTATATTAAGGATGAACTCATACATATAAAAAGGTTAAGCTACTATCTCGAGATTGTGATGGCAAAAGAAATTGTAATTTGCAGACACGCCTACACTAGATATGATGCCAAACGAAAACTTGGATGAGGACAACATATAATTGCAACTTGCGGAAATAAATTAAACACAGGACTACAATTTCATACAAACAGTATTAAGGATACAAATCGCACAACAAAACGGTACTTGGGAGTGTTGTACTTGTTCTTGTCCTGATTGATCAAGCGAATCCTGGCACGGTAATCGGTTTTTCCCTCTACAAAAACACAGTCCATCAGTAAAAACATTTAAAGATATACTAAAACCTACTTAAACCAAATCTATAAACCGATACAAATAAAACATCTCAATGTTTACCTCGCCTTCTCTTAAACTTAACCTGAAACCTCTTGAAGTAAGCCCTCGGTTTGTTAGCTTTCACAAACACCTGAATAACCAATATTAACATAAGCATACTTTAAATCCAACTAACACTACTAAATATCAGCCAAAACTCTGAACCTAGATTACACGCAATATCAAGAAATTGAACATAACCGGATACATGAACAAATTAACATAACCGGATACACAAACTAATTACGAAAAACTTCACATTACGTACAAGTCACAGGCATACTTCAAATCCAGCTAAAAACACTATATATTAACAAAAACTCCGAATTAAAATTACACGCAATCTCGAGAAATGCTATACAACCAGATACATAAACTTAAAATGCACAAGTCAGGCATGCTTCAAATCCAGCTAAAAACACTATATATCAACAAAAACTCTGAATTAAAATTAACCGCAATCTCGAGAAATGTTACATAACCAGATACATAAACAAATTAAGACGTATATATCACAGGCATACTTCTAATCCAGCTTAAAACACTACATAATAACAAAAACTCCGAATTAAAATTACACGCAATCTCGAGAAATGCTATACAACCAGATACATAAACTTAAAATGCACAAGTCAGGCATGCTTCAAATCCAGCTAAAAACACTATATATCAACAAAAACTCCGAATTAAAATTAACCGCAATCTCGAGAAGTGCTACATAATCAGATACATAAACAAATTAAGACGTACAAGTCACAGGCATACTTCAAATCCAGCTTAAAACACTACATATTAACGAAAACTCTGAATTTAAATTACACCAAAATATAACAATTACATAACACAACAATCACATATTCTAGTCCTGgaaattaaaaaaatacataaaaaaattaaaatgatgAATTTTTACAATTAAATCTATACGTACAACTGAAAAATGCATACATAATATATGAATTAACATAACAATAAGAGTGTTTACCATTGTTGCGCTAGTTGAGTATGGAGAGAGGCTGCGAAGAAGCTAGGGTTTTAGCGAGAGGAGATGAGAATATATGCCTACTGAATTGGGCTTTGGGAACAGGAAGGACCAATGGGCTGTTTCTGGTTACCGTCAACCGGCCCAGATAAATAAACACTAAGCTAGGGCTTGCTCCCCGTTATTAAGCGAAAGTATTTTTATCCCAAAGATAAGACAGTTTTGGAGGTAGATTatgtaaaatttatatttatCACCACTTGTTTTCGTTTCTTTTAAAAACTATTTAGAATTGTAAGTGAAACCATTTAACTTAGCTTTCACCCTTTTTAAAACTCAGGAGTAAGGGATTAGGTATATAATTTATATTCCACAATTTTGAGTTCCCTTCTAATTTTCACTCTTTTTATTATTTTTCGGTAATTTTGCTATTATCGGTAATATAATGGATTTTAGTTTTTAATTGTCTTCATTTAAAAATTGGGAAAAAAAGAAACAAATAATACataaaaaaaaatcttaaatttATAATATACTAAATTGCATTTTATGTATCTCATGGTTTATAATTCCGCACTTTGAAtgtcaaaacaaaaaaaatatcaACATTTGTTGCCTAATTATCTGGTAGCGACTCGTTTAACTCTTCTTATTCAATCTTATACAATGTGCATATGTCTCTTTATTTAAAGATGATCAAGTTCTGCGCAGTTTTTAGGGATCATGAAGTCAATATATGCTTGATTTTCTTATTACGAGGCCCGATATGAGTTTTCGAACGACTTTTAAAATTAACTCCAACTTATGTTCGATTGAGAAAAAACTAGATATGTGGCTTAGTCATGAAAGTTAAATGCTCGATTATGATTTCGGTACTCTACGGATGAAGCATCTCCTCGATCGATTATAACTTTCTGATATCAGTTGTCTCCCCTGTTCGTAAACGCATGTATATAGTCATGACTTACAGCAAATATTAAGGCACGTCCTCACCCTCGAAAAAGGATAACCCACTAAACTGCATGTATGCAAGTGCAAGGTGTGAGATACACCCAAACGTGGCACTGTGTAATACTGCAAAAttaacttaaaaaaattatttgcttcTCTACAACTGTCCAATTTATCAATTCGTTAGTGTCGATCTTGTTGTTGTATAAATTATGTATTTTACGATTTTTTTCATTATTGCTTTCAATGATTAAGAGCACTTCCATAAATTAACAAGGTTGGATCATTTTACTGTTCAGTAATTCATCATTCAAGTAACAGACATAACTACTTTCATTCTATTGATATCACGATCTTTTTTGTTAGGTCTGAAGTGAAACCCTCTGTCGTTACGTCTTTCTCCACCATAGTTGAAACAAGGTAGTCGTCTCACAACCATTAGTCGATTAACATAATCTGCAATTTAACATAATACAAACGTTTATGTTGTTTGTTTTGACCATGTACTAGATGATGTATGAACCCCATTGAGAAGTTTGTTGGTATAAATAATTGTTAGAATAGTCTGGTGGATGCTAAGGGTTGAATGTATATGTTATCTCAGAACTGTTCATGACTCATGCTTTTGGTTTTAATCTAATAAAATGATGTTGATTTGAGACAAAAAAAATACAACCCGGTTTGCCACAATGGATCAGAACATACCTTTGTTATCTACAAGACATTGTCAAAGTAAGTTATTCTCTTAAAAAGAACCGCTTTTATTGTATGAtgcaaattctgagaaaaagtaGCAAAAACTCAAGGTGTTTCTGTTTAAAGTTCGATGAAATTGTGAAAACCTTTGTTAGCATTTTCTCCAGGTTCTCAAAATACACAATCTTTTGTTGATCCAAACAAAACCAAGCATTTTTTAAGCAACAAATCAGAGTTCAAAGAATCTAAAGCCCAACACTGTCCTTATTATATCACATTCATTTAAGTGATTCTAAAACCCAATTTGGGGTTTAATGAACCCTGAAATATTAAAAAGTGGTAAAATACTTGAGTCCACGTGGAGATGTAGATTGCCCCTCCTGGAAACGAGCATAAAATAAAGGGACAGGGGTGCGAGTGGGAGGAAGAGTGAAAAATCTCTCCCATGCCCATAACTACAATAATATAAGACAACCAGATACCGCACcattgtccttcttacttgtcTTACATAGCTCCCTATACAAATATGCAAGAAGTGCAGCCCCCCAAACAAAATCCCAACATCTGTCTAGGTCACAATAAAAATGCAAAAGCATGGGATGGAAGAGACCTCCCGGATGATCAGTAAATAATACACCACCTCACAGATGAACTAAATAACACAACACCTGAAACCGAATTTTAGATGTTGATGCATCATGTGGTAAATGGGGTGGAACACGtgaagaaataaaggtcaaacgAACTCTTTATCCATTAATTCATGTCTTTTTTCGGATCGGGAGTGCTGCCAAATATCTCACCAATATAAGTAGGCCAAGTCATATTAGGGTCAGGGGTGACATCAGAAATAACAACATCACCATCAACAGGAAATCATAAAAGAATAGGTACATCCTTCAGAGTAATAGTGACCTCTCCCATATGCAAGTGAAATGTATGAATCTCTGGCCGCCATTTCTCAACAAGAGCTGATATGAGACTCCAATCAAGCTGTAAAGATGCTACCCGACTACACTATAAAAATCAGTAGCCTGAAGCAAAGGAACCATACGAACATCTAGCGGTGGAAGATCATCTTGATTATTAGGTTTTTTACGCTGACACTTCAACATATCATCACCCCCTAACCTCCAAATATCAGAAGATCTATGTGAatcctgaagatgaagaaggatATGGTTAACAGGGCTCGGATGCACATCCTGCAAACATATACATGTACAAGTTAAAATCAACAGCAACGTTAACAAGTAACTGTAGGAAATAGCCATATTTGTTCCATaattatatgaaaataatatGTCTTTAGGCTATAATTTAGGCTGTATTTATGGTAGTTAGTTCCTTATTTATCTAGATCGTTTGTGTATAAATGGGAGCCCCCCTTCAATAAATTAATATATGAAAAAAGGTATTCAATACCAACAACATGATTCCGCATATTTTCTTCATGATATCATAGCCCTAAGGTTTGATTTGGGATTCAGGTTTTTTTTTTCTGGTTCTCATCATCTACTATATTATTACTCATAATGTCTGATCAACCAGAAACCATAACACAGTCAGCCGAAACACAATTAGTCTCTATGGAACAACTGTTCCAATTATTTCAGAAACTACACAAAAATTCAAACCTCCCAGAAACCGGAATACCACAAACGGTATGTGTTGCCGAGAAACTGAATTTCACTAATTACATCAAATGGTGCAAATTAATGCATATTGATATTGGTGGTCGAGGTAGGCTCAACCAAATCACGGTCAATCTCGTTTCACCAAATGACCCTGAGTACCAACAGTGGGCTCAAAAGGACTCGACCGTCTTATCTTGGATCATTGAAAACATTAATGGAGATCTTGTGAACCAATTTATGGATTGCAAGACTGCCCGGGAACTATGGAAGGGAATTGAAACTCTCCTTAGCAGTGGGAGATACGAACTCCAGATCTATGATCTAAGCTCAAAGGCAGCAACTATGAGACAAGGGAATGACACTATAGAAGTTTATTTTAGTAAGCTAAACACTCCGTGGAAAGAATGCCCAACCCCACAAAGTGTGCAGAGGACATTACTTCATTTAATTCCTTCATACAAAGACAAAGATTGTACTAATTTATGGCCGGAGTAAGTGATACTCTAGACAAAGAAAAGAGGGATATATTGCATCAAGATCCACTACCCACCCTTGACGCAGCCTACGCGTTTATACGACGGGAGATTGCACGTCGCGGCATAATGGCCAGCGACTCATCATTGGGATGAGAACCATCAGAGATTGATAGCGGGCTCCTCGTGAAACGCAGGTCGGAATCCTCGTCATTCCGACGAGAGGATAAAACCCAGCTCAAGTGCAGCCATTGTGGTGGTACGAAACACATCAATGAGGGATGTTTCAAAATTATTGGGTATCCAGAATGGTGGGATGACCTGAAGCAGAGGAAGACCGCCTCTAAGGCTATGATTTCCCGGACCGACGACAAGGCCAACCTAGCTGTGGGTGGTCCAGATGGTAGCAACAACATTCCCCTTACAACAGTGCTACATTCATATCAGGCAGCAAGTACAGTCCGTGAAAGTGAAGTCACCGAAAATCAAAATTCTTTGGGCCTCTTGTGCAACCAATATCCAATCCATGGATTTTTTATTGTGGGGCCACCGATACAATGACCTATAATTCTTATGATATTGTGTCCTCCAACAACACTCATTGTACCCAAATCCAAACTGCAAACGGAGTATATATGCCCATTACCCATGCCGGAACTGTGGATGTTACCTCAAATATCCATTTACAGAACTGTCTCTTAATTCATAATCTTACTCATAAGCTTTTATTTGTTAGCCAGTTAACTGGGGAACTTAACTGTACTATTCTAATGACATCATCTGGTTATGTTGTGCAGGATGCTCAGACGGGAAGGATCATTGGGCATGGTACTGAACGAGGAAGATTATACTATGTGAATGAAGTGACTCAAAATGGTAACGCTTTGCTTGTTCATGGATCACCAGAACATCAACTCTGGATGTGGCACCGTCGGCTAGGTCACCCCTCCACAGGTTATCTCAAACGATTATTTCCCTCTTTAAAGAATATTAATGTAGATTTGAACTGTGAAACATGTATTTTAGCTAAAAGCCATAAGCACTCATATTATCCTAATGTGACTCATAGTACTCAACCATTTGCCTAGATTCATTCGGATGTATGGGGACCGGCTCTAGATTTTACCTTTCATAATTTTTcatattttgttttatttgtGGATGATTGTACTCGTATGAGTTGGGTGTATTTTTTAAACACACAAGTCTGAATTATTTGATGTCTTTGTTAAATTCTACCACATGATTTGCACTCAGTTTATAGCTCAACCAAAAATTCTACGATATGACAATGGGGGAGAATATGTTACTTAGAACATGAAACAGTTCATTATTGACCATGGCCTCCTCCACCAAACTACTTGCCCTTAcacacctcaacagaatggtgTAGCCGAGCGGAAAAACAAAACTCTTCTCAAAATCACCCGGGCCCTTATGATCGAATCTCATGTTCCTGTCCACTTCTGGCCCGAAGTTATTGTTAATGCTACCTATCTCACTAACCGCCTTCCCACAAAACCCCTCAATTATGACACACCTCTCGATATTCTTGAGTCACATGTCCCAATTCCATCTTCACATTCCTTACATCCCCGAGTCTTTGGATGTATTGTCTATGTTCATCTTCAAAAAAGGGTGCGCACCAAACTAGAATCCATGGTTGTTCAATGTGTCTTTCTTGGGTATGGGGTTAATCAAAAGGGGTATCGGTGTTATGACCCTACCCAGGACAAAATCTACACTACTTTAGACTGTGAGTTCTTTGAACAGTCTTATTATTATACCCAGCTTAGTCCTCAGGGGAAGAGTTTGAGTGATGACCTTAGCTGGCTAACATATCCAAAAGTGATGAATCCAGATCCTACAACACAAGTAGGCAATACCACCGATGTTGCTCCTAAAACATCAATATCTCCTCTTCTATCCACTCCAGTTCTGGCCACTCCAATTCCGTCTGATGAGCATCATTCTGATGATCTCTCCTCAGCAGAGGTCGACTCTGAGAATCTTGGAACTGATACTATTACTGAAACTAATACTATTCCTAGTGGTAGTGTTCCAAACATGTATCAGTTACCTCCGAGAAGTACAAGAGGAGTTCCACCGAGAAGGTATGATCCAGAGTATGAGGCCCAACGGTCTAAATATCCTGTAGAGAGCATCAGCAATGAGAACTTGTCTAGCACAACCATGGCTTTTACCGCCTCTTTATACTCCACTGACATTCCCAAAATAGTGGAGGAAGCCCTTGGAAATGAAAAGTGGAAACAAGCTATGGAGGATGAGTATTCAGCTATACAGAGAAACAAAACATGGGAAAAATGCATCCTACCAAAAGGGAAGAAAAAGGTGGGTTGCAGATGGGTATTCTCTATCAAATACTGAGCAGATGGAACTGTTGAGAGAGACAAGGCACGACTGGTGGCTAAAGGATATACCCGGACATATGGAATTGACTACTCTGAGACCTTCACCCCTGTAGCCAAGATTGATACAATACGGGTCTTGTTCTCAATAGCGGCAAACAAGGAGTGGCCTATATATCAATTTGATGTAAAAAATGTTTTTCTTCACGGAAGTATTGAGGAAGAAATATATATGAAGGCACCACCAGGGTATTCTCAGGAATTTGGAGATGGAGAAGGGTGCAAACTGAGAAATGCACTTTATGGCCTAAAACAGTAGGGCATGGTTCAGAAGATTCACAAAAGCTATGAAGAAGTTTGGGTACAAACAAAGCAACTCAGATCACACTCTGTTCTTGAAGAGGGTTAGAGATAAAATCACTTGCTTGataatctatgtggatgatatgatTATCACTGGAAATGACGAGAAAGAGATCACTGACTTAAAAGGAAAACTGTT
Proteins encoded in this region:
- the LOC141701247 gene encoding large ribosomal subunit protein uL18-like, whose product is MVFVKANKPRAYFKRFQVKFKRRREGKTDYRARIRLINQDKNKYNTPKYRFVVRFTNKDITAQIISATIAGDMVLAAAYSHELPRYGLEVGLTNYAAAYCTGLLLARRVLKKLEMDDEYEGNVEATGEDYSVEPAESRRPFRALLDVGLLRTTTGNRVFGALKGALDGGLDIPHSEKRFAGYSKDSKQLDAEVHHKYIYGGHVAAYMRTLIEDEPEKYQTHFSLYAKKGIDADNIEELYKKVHAAIRADPTVKKSDKQQPKEHKRYNLKKLTYDERKNKLIERLNALNNAAGADDDEEEDD